The Paraburkholderia dioscoreae DNA window ACCATTGCGCGGTTCGCGCGCCAGGCCGGCGGTGCGTCGAAGGACGGCGCCTGCGAAGTGTTGATCGACCGCAGCCGCACCACGCCGTATTTCGCGGCCATGATCAACGGCGCGGCGTCGCATTTCGCCGAACAGGACGACGTGCACAATGGCTCGGTGTTTCATCCCGCGACGGTCGTGTTTCCGGTGGCACTCGCGCTGGCGCAAGCCCGTCGCGCGTCGGGCCGCGACCTGATCGCGGCGGCGGTGGCGGGCTATGAAGTCGGCATCCGCATCGGCGAGTTTCTTGGGCGCTCGCACTACAAGGTGTTTCACACCACGGGCACGGCGGGCACGGTGGCGGCGGCTGCCACGGCGGGACGGCTGCTCGGTCTGTCGCCCACGCAGATGCTCGACGCGTTCGGCTCGGCGGGCACGCAGGCAAGCGGCTTGTGGGAGTTTCTGCGCGACGCCGCCGACTCGAAGCAACTGCACACGGCAATGGCCGCCGCCAACGGGCTGATGGCCGCGCAACTCGCCGCCGACGGCTTCAAGGGCGCGACGCATATTCTCGAAGGCGCGCAGGGCATGGCCGCGGGCATGTCGAGCGACGCCGATCCCGCGCGTCTCGTCGACCGCCTGGGCAGCCGGTGGGCGACGGCGGAGACGTCGTTCAAGTATCACGCGGCGTGCCGCCATACGCACCCCGCCGCCGACGCGTTGCTCGCCGCGGTGCAGGAGCACCGTCTCGCACCGCGCGACATAGCGAAAGTCGTGGCGCACGTGCATCAAGGCGCGCTCGACGTGCTCGGCGCGGTCGTCACGCCGCGCACCGTGCACCAGGCGAAGTTCAACATGGGCACGGTGCTGGGACTCGTCGCGTATCACGGCTATGCGGGCGTGATGGAATTCGAGCAGGGTTTCGACGCGGACGAGATCGCCGCTTTCCGCGCCAACGTCGAGATGGCGTTCGACGCTGAAGTGGACGCCGCCTATCCCGCGCGCTGGATCGGCAAGGTGACGGTCACCACCACCGACGGCCGCACGTTCGCGGGCCGCGTCGACGAACCGAAGGGCGACCCGGGCAATACGCTGTCACGCGATGAGATCGCCACCAAGCTGCATCGGCTGGCGGCGTTTTCGGGCGCGGCCACGGAAGGCGAGGCCGAGCGATTGCTCGGCAAAGCGTGGCGGATCGCGGAGCAATCGCAGGTCGGGTCAGTGTTCGAAGCACAGTCCGACGCGGAGTCCAACGCGGCGGCGGCCGCATGAGCGCCGCGCTGCCGCGCTCCTACCTGTTCGTGCCGGGCAATCGTCCTGAGCGCTTCGAAAAAGCGCACGCTGCCGGCGCCGACGCGGTGATTCTCGATCTCGAAGACGCCGTGCCGCCCGACGAAAAACCGGCGGCTCGCGCGGCGGTGCTGGCCGCTGTATCGGGCGATGCAACGGGGCCTACAGCGCGGCCCGCGTGGGTGCGCATCAACGGCGCGGACACCTCGTGGTTCAACGAAGATATCGCAGCGCTGGCCGGCCACGCCGGCGTCGCCGGCATCGTGCTGCCCAAAGCGGAGACGCGCGAGCAGATCGAAGCCGTGCTGGCGCTCGCACATTCCGCGTCGAGCGTGTTGCCGATCGTCGAAACCGCGCGCGGATTTGCGAACCTCGCGGTGTTGTGCGCCGCGAAGCGCGTGCAGCGTATTGTGTTCGGCACACTGGATTTTCAGATCGATCTCGGTATCGATGGCGACGGCGAGGAACTGCATCTGTTCCGCTCGCAGATCGTGCTGGCGTCGCGGCTTGCCGGGATCGGTGCGCCGGTGGACGGCGTGTCGACCACCATCACCGATACCGATGCCATCGAGGCCGAGGCGCGCCGCGGCCGGCGCTTCGGCTTCGGCGGCAAGCTGTGCATTCATCCCCGGCAGATCGATGCGGTGCATCGCGCTTACGCATGGAGCGAAGCGGACAAGGCATGGGCGCAACGCGTGCTGGCCGCGGTGGAAACGAGCCAGGGCGCGGCCGTGGCGGTGGACGGCAAGATGGTCGATATGCCGGTGATTCTGAAGGCGCGACGGATCGCGGCGGGCGCCTAACCGCACCTTCGTGCCGCACGGCTGCGTGCGCTTGCCTGTCGTCTGCCCCTCTTTTGTGCGCGAATCGGGTGAGAAGGCGTGACGACGCGGTGCCCGCAGCCAAAGAAAATTCAGCAGACGGCAGGCGTCGCCGCGTCGCTTTCGCATTCGGCCAGCAACGAGAGCAGCTTGTCCAGCGCGAACGGTTTCCTGAGAAAGCCTTTGACGGGAAAGGCGGGCGCCTCGCCGCTGCCGCTCGTCAGAATGACGGGTACGGACGCCAGTTCACTGCGGGCCTGCATCGATTCGATCAACTCGGCGCCGTCCATGTTGGGCATGCGCCAGTCACACACCACGGCGCTTACGCGCGTGCGCTGCAGTCGTTCAAAAGCTTCGGCGCCATCCGCCGCCGTGGCGACCGTGTAACCACGGCCGACCAGCACGGCGCGCAGCGCGGACAATGCCTCGGGTTGGTCGTCGACCAGTAATACGCGACTCATTTTGCTTATGCCTGAAATATCGGTTGCACCGGGCCTCGGGTGTTCATGGCCCAGTCGCGACAGGGGTGCGGGCAAAATCGCCACGCGGTCTCGTCCTGCCGGGTTGCAACTCAAGCAAGGGTCGTGCCTGATGATCCCGGCGCGTGCGATCGTGCATTGCCGCGAGTGAGGAAGCGCCATCTGATGCAGGGAGTCGCGGGCAAGACCGGCGGCTCTGCCGAAACCGTCTAGTGCTTCTTTCGTGCCCGGTTAAGATTGGCCTTTGTCTTGTGAGCGCCGACGGCGCTTCAACTCAGGCCTTCACCATGCATTTCGATTTCGTGGATTTGCGTTTACTGCTCAATATCGCCGATACGCAGAACCTCGCTCGCGCGGCGGAGCGTTCGCATCTGTCGGCGCCGGCGGCGAGCAACCGGGTCAAGAATCTCGAAGAACAATTGGGTTTCAAGCTGCTTTACCGCACCAGCCAGGGCGTGACGCTGACGCCCGCGGGCGAAGCCTTCGTGCATCACGCGCGGCTTGTGCTCGAACGGGTCGAGCATCTTGCCGGCGACATGCAGGAGTACGGCGAAGGCATCAAGGGACACGTGCGCATCTGGGCCAATACCACCGCGATCAGCGAGTTCATGCCGGCCGTGCTGAGCCATTTTCTGCGCGATCATCCGGACGTCAATATCGATCTGCGTGAAGTGCTGAGCGGCGAAATCGTCAAAGGCGTGGCGGATAGCGCGACGGATATCGGCATTGTGGCGGGCAATGTGCATGCGGAACATCTGGAAATGCTGCCGTATCGCGACGACCGACTCGTGCTGGTCACGTCGCGCGATCATCCGTTGGCGCGGCAGGCGTCGGTCGATTTCTCGCAGGTGCTTGCGGCCAATTTCGTGAGCTTGCCCACCTCCAGCGCGATCCACGCGTTCATCATGAGTGCCGCCGATGCGCTCGGCGCGCGTCTGAAACTGCGCATCCAGGTCGGCAATTTCGAAGCCGCCTGCCGGATGATCGAAGCGGGCGTGGGGATCGGCATCGTGCCGGAATCGGTTGCGCGGCGGCACAAGAAGACGATGCAGATCGCCACCGTCGGACTGAACGACCCCTGGGCCGAGCGCAAGCTCAAGATCTGCGTTCGCAGTCTCAAGGATCTGCCGCCGTTCGCGCGCGTGCTGGTGGACAGGTTGATGGCGAGCGTTTGAGTCCGGCGCGGTTGTCGGAATGCCGCGCATTCTCCCGGGGCGCTATTGATCCGGTCGGTCAGGAGGAGTAGGTCACGCGCTTTTTCCTGAGCCGCCAGAGTCAGCCGGCATTTCCAATAAGAAACGAACGCGCTGTAAGCGCCACGCGCCCACTGCTTGGTCCCAAGCTCGCGTGAACACCGCGAGCCATGCATTTGCCGCACACGTTGTTCAAGCTCAGTAAGCCTTCAGGCGTCTTTTACCAGCCGTTGCCGGGCAAATATCCTTGCCGCCATAAAAACCCGCGTGTATAGTTTCCGAACTTACTCTTGTTTCGCATCGGAAATAAAAGGGATTTTCATGGACGCTTCCACCATCCTCGCTGACCTGGGCATCGCCCACGCGGCGCAAGCCGGCGACATCGCGGTTCATTCGCCCATTACCGGCGAACTCATCGGCCGCGTGGCCAGCAACACCGTGGCGGAAGTCGACACGGCCCTCGCTCAGGCGAAAGAGGCGTACACCGCCTGGCGCAACGTTCCGGCGCCGCGCCGCGGCGAACTGGTGCGTCTGCTCGGCAACCGTCTGCGTGAGAAGAAGCAGGCGCTCGGCAGCATCATCACGCTCGAGACCGGCAAGATTCTTCAGGAAGGCATGGGCGAAGTGCAGGAAATGATCGACATCTGCGATTTCGCGGTCGGTCTGTCGCGCCAGTTGTATGGTCTGACGATCGCTTCCGAGCGTCCGGGGCATCGCATGGCGGAGACGTGGCATCCCGTGGGTACTTGCGTCGTGATCTCGGCATTCAATTTTCCGGCTGCGGTGTG harbors:
- a CDS encoding MmgE/PrpD family protein encodes the protein MNDHPSLTLATFAAQLDFDSIPPAVVERTVNLYVDWLGSALAGKGARPVETIARFARQAGGASKDGACEVLIDRSRTTPYFAAMINGAASHFAEQDDVHNGSVFHPATVVFPVALALAQARRASGRDLIAAAVAGYEVGIRIGEFLGRSHYKVFHTTGTAGTVAAAATAGRLLGLSPTQMLDAFGSAGTQASGLWEFLRDAADSKQLHTAMAAANGLMAAQLAADGFKGATHILEGAQGMAAGMSSDADPARLVDRLGSRWATAETSFKYHAACRHTHPAADALLAAVQEHRLAPRDIAKVVAHVHQGALDVLGAVVTPRTVHQAKFNMGTVLGLVAYHGYAGVMEFEQGFDADEIAAFRANVEMAFDAEVDAAYPARWIGKVTVTTTDGRTFAGRVDEPKGDPGNTLSRDEIATKLHRLAAFSGAATEGEAERLLGKAWRIAEQSQVGSVFEAQSDAESNAAAAA
- a CDS encoding HpcH/HpaI aldolase/citrate lyase family protein, coding for MSAALPRSYLFVPGNRPERFEKAHAAGADAVILDLEDAVPPDEKPAARAAVLAAVSGDATGPTARPAWVRINGADTSWFNEDIAALAGHAGVAGIVLPKAETREQIEAVLALAHSASSVLPIVETARGFANLAVLCAAKRVQRIVFGTLDFQIDLGIDGDGEELHLFRSQIVLASRLAGIGAPVDGVSTTITDTDAIEAEARRGRRFGFGGKLCIHPRQIDAVHRAYAWSEADKAWAQRVLAAVETSQGAAVAVDGKMVDMPVILKARRIAAGA
- a CDS encoding response regulator encodes the protein MSRVLLVDDQPEALSALRAVLVGRGYTVATAADGAEAFERLQRTRVSAVVCDWRMPNMDGAELIESMQARSELASVPVILTSGSGEAPAFPVKGFLRKPFALDKLLSLLAECESDAATPAVC
- a CDS encoding LysR family transcriptional regulator, translating into MHFDFVDLRLLLNIADTQNLARAAERSHLSAPAASNRVKNLEEQLGFKLLYRTSQGVTLTPAGEAFVHHARLVLERVEHLAGDMQEYGEGIKGHVRIWANTTAISEFMPAVLSHFLRDHPDVNIDLREVLSGEIVKGVADSATDIGIVAGNVHAEHLEMLPYRDDRLVLVTSRDHPLARQASVDFSQVLAANFVSLPTSSAIHAFIMSAADALGARLKLRIQVGNFEAACRMIEAGVGIGIVPESVARRHKKTMQIATVGLNDPWAERKLKICVRSLKDLPPFARVLVDRLMASV